From the genome of Methanofollis sp. UBA420:
AGATCATGCCGTCACCTCCACCGCGGCCCTGACAGCCTCGTCCATGCTCCCGAGCATCCGATATCCCTTCTCCGCGAGGAGTTTTCTCCCCTCGTCCTCGTTCGTGCCGGCGAGCCTGACGATGACTTCCTGCTCGACGCCGGCCTCGATGATGCCGCGGGCGACCTCGTCGCACCGGGTGATGCCGCCGAGGAGGTTGACGATGATCACCTTCACCGCAGGCATGCCCGCGACGAGTCTGACCGCATACTTCACCCTCTCCTGGTCGGCGCCGCCGCCGACGTCCAGGAAGTTCGCGGCCTTTCCGCCGAAGTGCTCGATGAGGTCGAGCGTCGACATGGTAAGGCCGGCACCGTTCCCGATGACCCCGATCGCGCCGTCGAGTTCGACATAGGAGAAGCCGTGCTTCTCGGCCTCCTTCTCACGCTCTGTGAGGTCGCGGTTGACCGCGATGCCCTGGCGGGCAAGGGCGTTGTCGTCGACGATCAGTTTTGCGTCGGCCGCGTAGACGCCCTGCGGCGTGGTGACCAGCGGGTTGATCTCGGCGAGAAGGGCGTCCTTCTTGCAGAAGACATGATAGAGTTTGTTGATCATCTCCCGCACGCCCGCAGGGGCGTTCCCGGTGAGTTCCCTGAGAAGGAAACCCGGGACGTCGGGGAGGAGGGGGGAGAAGGTGACCTTCCGGATCGCGTCAGGGCTCTCTTTCGCGGTCTGCTCGATCTCGACGCCGCCGGCGTCGGCAAAGAGGATGACGGGCTGCTTGTTCGAGCGGTCGATGGCGATGGAGACATAATACTCGTGCTCGATCGGGAGGCGCTCCTCGATGAGGACGCGGGAGACAGGGACGCCCTTTATCGGGGTGTGGAAGAGGTGCCGCGCCGTTTCGACGACATTGGCGGCATCGGCCATCAGGACCCCGCCTACCTTGCCGCGGCCGCCGACGTCCACCTGCGCCTTGACGACGACTTTGTCACCGATTTCATCCATGTGGAGGAGGATCTCCTCGTGCTTGCTGACAAGGAGGCCCTTCGGCACCCTGATGCCTTCCTCTCTGAAGAGTTCTTTTGCTTCAAACTCAAGCAGTTTCATCTTTCATGCTCCTTCTGCCGAGGTCGAACCCGAGCTTCAAAGCCCGGATATTGAGGTCCTCGGTGCCCTTCGGGACTGAATCGAGGACGGCCTTTTCGATCGCCGCCTCGGAGACGACGCCGGTGGTCGCCACCAGTGCCCCGAGCATCACAATATTTGCGACGATCACCTTTTTAAGAGTGCTTTTTGCCTCGTAGGTCGAGGGGATCTCGTGGTACCGGCACCCTGGCCTGTCCTGCACGAGTTCCGCGTCGACGAGCATCAGGGCACCTGCCGGGGCACCCTTCCCGTACTTCAGGAAGCCCTCCTGCGACATGATCACGTAGATGTCGGGCTCTGTCACCTCTGGGTACAGGATGGGGTCGTCGTCGATGACCACGGCGCTCATCGAGGCCCCGCCGCGGGCCTCGGGTCCGTAGACCTGTGTCTGGACGGCATACTTGCCGTCGTGGATGGCCGCGGCCCGGCCGAGAATCACGGCCGCAAGGATGATCCCCTGGCCGCCGAAACCGGAGAAACGGACTTCGTGCCTCATTTCGGCACCCCCGTGACAGGAAGGTTCCGCCGCACGAACTCGCCGACAGGGAAGGTCGTCGGGTCGTGGGGGGTGCCCTCCTCCTCCATCCTCTTCCATCTCTTCAGGAGCACCGCATGGTCGCGCATCCAGGCAATCATGTCCTGCGCCTCGCGGAGTTTGTTCCGCCGCCCGTACCCGGTCGGGCACTGGACGACCGCCTCGATGAGGGAGAAGCCCGGCGTCTCCAGGCCGGCCTTCACCGCGCGCGTCAGTTCCTGCACGTGGTACGAGGTCCAGCGGGAGACATAGTTCGCGCCTGCCGCCACCGCAAGGGAGGCGAGGTCGAAGGGGGGTTCGTGGCAGCCGTACGGCGTCGTCGTCGTGACGGCCCCGAGGGGCGTGCACGGGCTCCCCTGCCCGCCTGTCATGCCGTAGATGTAGTTGTTCATGCAGACGACCGTCAGGTCGATGTTCCGCCGGCACCCGTGGATGAAATGGTTGCCGCCGATGGAGGCGAGATCGCCGTCGCCGGTGAAGACCACCACATGGAGGTCGGGGCGGCTGAGTTTCACGCCTGTCGCAAAGGGGATCGCCCGCCCATGGGTGGTGTGGAGGGAGTCGGTGATGATGTAGCCGGGAGCACGGGAGGAGCACCCGATGCCGGAGACGAAGACCGTGTCCTCGGGGGCCCAGCCCATCTGGTTCACGGCAT
Proteins encoded in this window:
- a CDS encoding 2-oxoacid:acceptor oxidoreductase family protein encodes the protein MRHEVRFSGFGGQGIILAAVILGRAAAIHDGKYAVQTQVYGPEARGGASMSAVVIDDDPILYPEVTEPDIYVIMSQEGFLKYGKGAPAGALMLVDAELVQDRPGCRYHEIPSTYEAKSTLKKVIVANIVMLGALVATTGVVSEAAIEKAVLDSVPKGTEDLNIRALKLGFDLGRRSMKDETA
- a CDS encoding succinate--CoA ligase subunit beta, translated to MKLLEFEAKELFREEGIRVPKGLLVSKHEEILLHMDEIGDKVVVKAQVDVGGRGKVGGVLMADAANVVETARHLFHTPIKGVPVSRVLIEERLPIEHEYYVSIAIDRSNKQPVILFADAGGVEIEQTAKESPDAIRKVTFSPLLPDVPGFLLRELTGNAPAGVREMINKLYHVFCKKDALLAEINPLVTTPQGVYAADAKLIVDDNALARQGIAVNRDLTEREKEAEKHGFSYVELDGAIGVIGNGAGLTMSTLDLIEHFGGKAANFLDVGGGADQERVKYAVRLVAGMPAVKVIIVNLLGGITRCDEVARGIIEAGVEQEVIVRLAGTNEDEGRKLLAEKGYRMLGSMDEAVRAAVEVTA
- a CDS encoding thiamine pyrophosphate-dependent enzyme, with protein sequence MNYQDWLRADRLPHIYCAGCGNGTVINCTLNAVNQMGWAPEDTVFVSGIGCSSRAPGYIITDSLHTTHGRAIPFATGVKLSRPDLHVVVFTGDGDLASIGGNHFIHGCRRNIDLTVVCMNNYIYGMTGGQGSPCTPLGAVTTTTPYGCHEPPFDLASLAVAAGANYVSRWTSYHVQELTRAVKAGLETPGFSLIEAVVQCPTGYGRRNKLREAQDMIAWMRDHAVLLKRWKRMEEEGTPHDPTTFPVGEFVRRNLPVTGVPK